The following proteins come from a genomic window of Halomarina ordinaria:
- a CDS encoding 30S ribosomal protein S27e, with translation MAGNFYQVRCPDCENEQVVFGKAASEVPCAVCGHLLVRPTGGNAAIEGEVLETVQRRA, from the coding sequence ATGGCCGGGAACTTCTACCAGGTCCGCTGCCCGGACTGCGAGAACGAACAGGTCGTCTTCGGGAAGGCCGCGAGCGAGGTCCCCTGCGCCGTCTGCGGGCACCTCCTCGTCCGCCCGACCGGCGGGAACGCCGCCATCGAGGGCGAGGTCCTCGAGACGGTCCAGCGACGGGCCTGA
- a CDS encoding 50S ribosomal protein L44e, with protein MQMPRRFNTYCPNCNEHHEHEVEKVRSGRASGMTKVQGRQRARQNRGIGNKGKFSKVPGGDKPTKKTNLVYRCSECGKAHLREGWRAGRLEFQE; from the coding sequence ATGCAGATGCCACGCCGGTTCAACACGTACTGTCCGAACTGCAACGAGCACCACGAACACGAGGTCGAGAAGGTCCGAAGCGGCCGCGCCTCGGGGATGACGAAGGTCCAGGGTCGCCAGCGCGCGCGACAGAACCGCGGTATCGGTAACAAGGGGAAGTTCTCGAAGGTCCCCGGTGGCGACAAGCCGACGAAGAAGACGAACCTCGTCTACCGCTGCAGCGAGTGCGGCAAGGCCCACCTCCGCGAGGGCTGGCGCGCCGGCCGACTGGAGTTCCAGGAGTAA
- a CDS encoding RNA-protein complex protein Nop10 has product MKSDIRVCASWREHHDRPVYTLTATCPACGGDAVNSAPAPYDPTDRYGEYRRALKRRARQ; this is encoded by the coding sequence ATGAAGAGCGACATCCGGGTGTGCGCGTCGTGGCGCGAGCACCACGACCGCCCGGTGTACACGCTCACCGCCACCTGCCCGGCGTGCGGCGGCGACGCCGTCAACAGCGCGCCCGCCCCGTACGACCCGACGGACCGCTACGGGGAGTACCGACGTGCACTTAAGCGGCGCGCCCGCCAGTAG
- a CDS encoding NAD(P)/FAD-dependent oxidoreductase, with the protein MTRIAVVGGGLAGLVAARHLAEAGLDVELFEEEPAVGGRVRSVHEDGFTFDRGFQVLFTGYPAAQRELDYDALDLRAFTPGATIARPGERSVLSDPLRDPGSFTETVFNREIRLGDKLRTFTLQRELRRKDEDAVLDGPDTDITSYLADRGFSRDYVEHFAAPFYGGITLDRSLSSSSVVFEYTFKMLATGETVVPAAGMGAISAQLADRARDAGASLTLDATVSAVESDDDGDGVTLTVDGREASFDGAVVATDPKTAGELTGVDTPTEARGCVTQYFSLPEHVDLATDKRIVLNAADDRPNQVAPLTDVAPEYAPDGEQLLSATFLGDPDESDDELAAAVHDALASWYPARRFADLDLLRTERVPFSQFAQPPGFRRDLPAVDAPAGPVYLAGDYTEWSSINGALDSGKQAADAILTEIDRSA; encoded by the coding sequence ATGACACGCATCGCGGTCGTCGGTGGCGGTCTCGCCGGCCTCGTCGCCGCCCGCCACCTCGCCGAGGCGGGACTGGACGTCGAACTGTTCGAGGAGGAACCCGCGGTCGGCGGGCGCGTCCGGAGCGTCCACGAGGACGGCTTCACCTTCGACCGCGGGTTCCAGGTGCTGTTCACCGGGTACCCCGCGGCCCAGCGCGAGCTCGACTACGACGCCCTCGACCTGCGGGCGTTCACCCCCGGCGCGACCATCGCCCGCCCCGGCGAGCGCTCCGTCCTCTCGGACCCGCTTCGCGACCCCGGGTCGTTCACCGAGACGGTTTTCAACCGCGAGATACGCCTCGGCGACAAGCTCCGGACGTTCACCCTCCAGCGCGAACTCCGACGCAAGGACGAGGACGCCGTCCTCGACGGCCCCGACACGGACATCACGAGCTACCTCGCCGACCGGGGGTTCTCGCGGGACTACGTCGAGCACTTCGCGGCCCCCTTCTACGGCGGCATCACCCTCGACCGCTCGCTCTCCTCGTCGAGCGTCGTCTTCGAGTACACGTTCAAGATGCTCGCGACCGGCGAGACGGTCGTCCCCGCCGCCGGGATGGGCGCCATCTCGGCGCAACTGGCCGACCGCGCGCGCGACGCCGGTGCGTCGCTCACCCTCGACGCGACCGTCTCGGCCGTCGAGAGCGACGACGACGGCGACGGCGTGACACTCACAGTGGACGGACGGGAGGCCTCGTTCGACGGGGCCGTCGTCGCGACCGACCCGAAGACGGCCGGGGAGTTGACCGGCGTCGACACCCCGACCGAGGCGCGGGGCTGCGTCACGCAGTACTTCTCGTTGCCCGAGCACGTCGACCTCGCGACTGACAAGCGAATCGTCCTCAACGCGGCCGACGACCGCCCCAACCAGGTTGCACCCCTCACGGACGTCGCCCCGGAGTACGCGCCGGACGGCGAGCAACTGCTCAGCGCGACGTTCCTCGGCGACCCCGACGAGAGCGACGACGAACTGGCCGCGGCGGTCCACGACGCGCTGGCGTCGTGGTACCCCGCCCGGCGCTTCGCCGACCTCGACCTCCTCCGGACCGAGCGCGTGCCGTTCTCGCAGTTCGCCCAGCCGCCGGGGTTCAGGCGCGACCTCCCGGCCGTCGACGCGCCGGCCGGCCCGGTGTACCTCGCGGGCGACTACACCGAGTGGTCGTCCATCAACGGCGCGCTCGACAGCGGGAAGCAGGCCGCGGACGCCATTCTCACGGAAATCGACCGGTCAGCGTAG
- a CDS encoding proteasome assembly chaperone family protein encodes MDEVHTEVLAEPALEDPVLIEGLPGVGHVGKLAAEHLLEEFDTTLVARLYSRHFPPQVTVEDGRSQLVGVEFHAVETGDADLLVLTGDHQAQSNEGHYLITDAVLDVAEEFGVDRAYALGGVPTGELVDEYGVIAAASDDALIETLDPHVEFREDEPAGGIVGVSGLLLGLGERRDLPVACLMGETSGYLVDPKSARAVLEVLQDIVGFDVGYDSLEERAEEMEEVAKKIREMEQAQQAPSDEDLRYIG; translated from the coding sequence ATGGACGAAGTCCACACCGAGGTGCTCGCGGAGCCGGCCCTCGAGGACCCCGTACTCATCGAGGGGCTCCCCGGGGTCGGTCACGTCGGCAAACTCGCCGCCGAGCACCTGCTGGAGGAGTTCGACACGACGCTCGTCGCCCGCCTCTACTCCCGTCACTTCCCCCCGCAGGTGACCGTCGAGGACGGCCGGTCGCAACTCGTCGGCGTGGAGTTCCACGCCGTCGAGACCGGCGACGCCGACCTGCTGGTCCTCACGGGCGACCACCAGGCCCAGAGCAACGAGGGGCACTACCTCATCACCGACGCCGTCCTCGACGTCGCCGAGGAGTTCGGCGTCGACCGGGCCTACGCGCTCGGGGGCGTCCCGACCGGCGAACTCGTCGACGAGTACGGCGTCATCGCCGCCGCCTCCGACGACGCGCTCATCGAGACCCTCGACCCACACGTCGAGTTCCGCGAGGACGAACCCGCCGGCGGCATCGTCGGCGTCAGCGGCCTCCTGCTCGGCCTCGGCGAGCGCCGCGACCTCCCCGTCGCCTGCCTGATGGGCGAGACGAGCGGCTACCTCGTCGACCCCAAGAGCGCCCGCGCGGTCCTCGAAGTCCTGCAGGACATCGTCGGCTTCGACGTGGGCTACGACTCGCTCGAGGAGCGCGCCGAGGAGATGGAGGAGGTGGCGAAGAAGATTCGGGAGATGGAGCAGGCCCAGCAGGCGCCGAGCGACGAGGACCTGCGCTACATCGGCTGA
- a CDS encoding HAH_0734 family protein, translated as MKNLIINGDPGIRKDAVIEYDGEEVVCFSVKRQGDWHGPDRVQLWCTIGTEDEREAYERREYIPMHIPTEHVDAEAVTVVTGKGDLAV; from the coding sequence ATGAAGAACCTCATCATCAACGGGGACCCCGGCATCCGGAAGGACGCCGTCATCGAGTACGACGGTGAGGAGGTCGTCTGTTTCTCGGTGAAGCGCCAGGGCGACTGGCACGGCCCCGACCGCGTCCAGCTCTGGTGTACCATCGGCACCGAGGACGAGCGCGAGGCCTACGAGCGCCGCGAGTACATCCCGATGCACATCCCGACCGAGCACGTCGACGCCGAGGCCGTCACCGTCGTGACGGGTAAGGGCGACCTCGCGGTCTAA
- a CDS encoding halocyanin domain-containing protein translates to MDEDTGMNRRDFLRAAGAGAGVVAASGTAAAQENESGGNESSGGGGGGGSGPIDYGGFLDDAGGWEEGGTVDARGESEVTVEVGAGEGGLEFAPVAVHVDEGATIIWEWTGEGGSHNVVAQDGADFESGSPQASGTFEWTAEGGPIATYQCDPHAGQGMLGAVAIGEDVPRSAPVAPAEPAVSDGAKTLGIASTIAIVSTLGLAYFFMRYGGDYQQ, encoded by the coding sequence ATGGACGAAGACACGGGAATGAACCGGCGCGACTTCCTCCGCGCGGCGGGCGCCGGTGCGGGCGTCGTCGCCGCGAGCGGGACCGCGGCCGCTCAGGAGAACGAGAGCGGCGGTAACGAGTCCTCTGGCGGTGGGGGTGGGGGCGGGAGTGGTCCCATCGACTACGGCGGGTTCCTCGACGACGCCGGCGGCTGGGAAGAAGGCGGGACGGTCGACGCGCGGGGAGAGTCGGAGGTCACGGTCGAAGTCGGTGCGGGCGAGGGGGGCCTCGAGTTCGCCCCGGTGGCGGTGCACGTCGACGAGGGCGCGACCATCATCTGGGAGTGGACCGGTGAGGGCGGCAGTCACAACGTGGTCGCCCAGGACGGTGCCGACTTCGAGAGCGGCAGCCCCCAGGCGTCGGGGACCTTCGAGTGGACCGCCGAGGGCGGCCCCATCGCGACCTACCAGTGCGACCCTCACGCCGGCCAGGGGATGCTCGGCGCCGTCGCCATCGGCGAGGACGTCCCCCGGTCCGCACCCGTGGCACCGGCCGAACCGGCGGTCAGCGACGGGGCGAAGACGCTCGGTATCGCGTCGACCATCGCGATCGTCTCGACGCTCGGCCTCGCGTACTTCTTCATGCGCTACGGCGGCGACTACCAGCAGTAG
- a CDS encoding NAD(P)/FAD-dependent oxidoreductase encodes MDDTETRDVCIVGGGIAGLTAAIYTARAGLDTVVVSAGESILRRNAHLENVPGFPLGVNPRTFLDQTERQAERAGADVREGEVTDVARDVSGFDVQVDGDVLRADFVLVATKNATDFLADLDVGIIKRGSKTYLDVDEYGRTDVDGLYAAGRVAEKRHQVVVAAGHGADVAMTVVEDAEVPFYHDWVVPEGYFTDRGREVPPGCVELSDDAREERERASMAAIREAFADPHPDDPTPHPSLADEE; translated from the coding sequence ATGGACGACACCGAGACACGCGACGTCTGTATCGTCGGCGGCGGTATCGCCGGGTTGACCGCGGCCATCTACACCGCGCGGGCGGGCCTCGACACCGTCGTCGTCAGTGCGGGCGAGTCCATCCTCCGGCGCAACGCCCACCTGGAGAACGTCCCCGGCTTCCCGCTCGGGGTCAATCCCCGGACGTTCCTCGACCAGACCGAACGTCAGGCCGAACGCGCCGGCGCCGACGTCCGCGAGGGCGAGGTGACGGACGTGGCCCGCGACGTCTCGGGGTTCGACGTGCAGGTCGACGGGGACGTCCTGCGCGCCGACTTCGTCCTCGTCGCCACGAAGAACGCCACCGACTTCCTCGCCGACCTCGACGTGGGTATCATCAAACGGGGGAGCAAGACCTACCTCGACGTCGACGAGTACGGCCGGACCGACGTCGACGGCCTCTACGCGGCCGGCCGGGTGGCCGAGAAGCGCCACCAGGTGGTCGTCGCCGCCGGCCACGGCGCCGACGTGGCGATGACCGTCGTCGAGGACGCGGAGGTCCCCTTCTACCACGACTGGGTCGTCCCCGAGGGCTACTTCACCGACCGCGGACGGGAGGTCCCACCCGGCTGTGTGGAACTGAGCGACGACGCGCGCGAGGAGCGCGAGCGCGCGTCGATGGCCGCGATACGCGAGGCGTTCGCCGACCCGCACCCCGACGACCCGACGCCCCACCCGAGCCTCGCGGACGAGGAGTAG
- a CDS encoding translation initiation factor IF-2 subunit alpha, with translation MKYTGWPDPGDLVVGKVDEITDFGVFVDLDEYEDRRGLVHVSEVASGWIKNIRDHVTPGELVVCKVLDVNESSQQIDLSIKDVNDHQRSDKVQEWKNEQKADKWMTLAFGESMADEQYTAVANELLGEFGSLYAGFEQAAIHGEEALEPTGLDDEEVRAVVDTARENVSVPYVNITGYVHLRSSNADGVDDVKAALEAAQGNGEVPDEIELSVTYVGAPEYRIKVRAPSYKVAESELEASAARARTAIEGRGGSAEFHRERQTDDE, from the coding sequence ATGAAATACACAGGCTGGCCAGACCCCGGTGACCTCGTCGTCGGCAAAGTCGACGAAATCACCGACTTCGGCGTCTTCGTCGACCTCGACGAGTACGAGGACCGACGCGGCCTCGTCCACGTCAGCGAGGTGGCGAGCGGGTGGATAAAGAACATCCGCGACCACGTCACGCCCGGCGAACTCGTCGTCTGCAAGGTGCTCGACGTCAACGAGTCCTCACAGCAGATCGACCTCTCCATCAAGGACGTCAACGACCACCAGCGCTCGGACAAGGTCCAGGAGTGGAAGAACGAGCAGAAGGCCGACAAGTGGATGACCCTCGCCTTCGGCGAGTCGATGGCCGACGAGCAGTACACCGCCGTCGCCAACGAACTGCTCGGCGAGTTCGGGTCGCTCTACGCCGGCTTCGAACAGGCCGCCATCCACGGCGAGGAGGCGCTCGAACCGACCGGCCTCGACGACGAGGAGGTGCGCGCAGTCGTCGACACCGCCCGCGAGAACGTCTCCGTCCCGTACGTCAACATCACGGGCTACGTCCACCTGCGCTCGTCGAACGCCGACGGCGTCGACGACGTGAAGGCGGCGCTCGAAGCCGCCCAGGGCAACGGCGAGGTTCCCGACGAAATCGAGCTGTCGGTCACCTACGTCGGCGCGCCCGAGTACCGCATCAAGGTGCGCGCGCCGAGCTACAAGGTCGCCGAGAGCGAACTCGAGGCCAGCGCGGCGCGCGCGCGGACGGCCATCGAGGGGCGCGGCGGGAGCGCCGAGTTCCACCGCGAGCGCCAGACCGACGACGAGTAA
- a CDS encoding J domain-containing protein, producing the protein MYRVVVFVPNWLVLGVLVGLASSGVAAGIFLVGRHLYPDPAPATGSGSTESRRTTEIRQYLTAIGEPFAEDHFVEGHTVAFYLPKRDVAITFDARAFIAIDTSPTYAVLVEHEMPGFYIGGRLPFDTPEMNFGDGEDESERGAFDRTRAAFAVLGLPASASERQVKAAYREKAKATHPDQGGDPEAFKQLQEAYATARERAAS; encoded by the coding sequence GTGTACCGGGTGGTGGTGTTCGTCCCGAACTGGTTGGTTCTCGGCGTCCTCGTGGGCCTCGCCTCGAGCGGCGTCGCCGCCGGTATCTTCCTCGTCGGCCGGCACCTCTACCCCGACCCGGCGCCCGCGACCGGGTCGGGGAGCACGGAGTCGCGCCGCACGACGGAGATTCGCCAGTACCTGACCGCCATCGGTGAACCCTTCGCGGAGGACCACTTCGTCGAGGGCCACACCGTCGCCTTCTACCTCCCCAAACGCGACGTCGCCATCACCTTCGACGCGCGAGCGTTCATCGCTATCGACACCTCACCCACCTACGCGGTCCTCGTCGAACACGAGATGCCGGGGTTCTACATCGGGGGACGCCTCCCGTTCGACACACCCGAGATGAACTTCGGCGACGGCGAGGACGAGAGCGAGCGGGGGGCGTTCGACCGCACCCGCGCGGCGTTCGCCGTCCTCGGCCTCCCGGCGAGCGCCTCCGAGCGACAGGTGAAGGCCGCCTACCGCGAGAAGGCGAAGGCCACTCACCCCGACCAGGGTGGCGACCCCGAGGCGTTCAAGCAGCTCCAGGAGGCGTACGCGACCGCCCGCGAACGGGCCGCGAGCTGA
- a CDS encoding metallophosphoesterase has product MVAFRDRALSLPVADALVLADLHVGRAAASPVEFPLGERDDLEERLDALLAATSPGTVVLAGDVLHAFDRVPDGARGTVAALARLVETAGADLVVTPGNHDTMLDAVWDGPTEREYELADGTVVLHGHDPPERAAGRYVVGHDHPKLTVEGRDWPCLLYGEGVYEGADVFVLPAFTRLASGVSVNGRPGRASLERSPLVTDVDRFRPVVYDSAADEQRTFPPLGRLRRLR; this is encoded by the coding sequence ATGGTCGCGTTCCGCGACCGGGCGCTCTCGCTCCCGGTCGCGGACGCGCTCGTCCTCGCCGACCTGCACGTCGGACGGGCCGCCGCCTCCCCCGTCGAGTTCCCGCTGGGCGAGCGCGACGACCTGGAGGAGCGTCTCGACGCGCTCCTCGCGGCGACGTCGCCGGGGACGGTCGTCCTCGCGGGCGACGTCCTCCACGCCTTCGACCGCGTGCCCGACGGAGCCCGCGGAACCGTCGCCGCGCTCGCCCGCCTCGTCGAGACGGCGGGCGCCGACCTCGTCGTCACGCCGGGTAACCACGACACGATGCTCGACGCGGTCTGGGACGGTCCCACCGAGCGTGAGTACGAACTCGCCGACGGGACGGTCGTCCTGCACGGCCACGACCCGCCGGAGCGGGCGGCGGGGCGCTACGTCGTCGGGCACGACCACCCGAAACTCACCGTCGAGGGGCGCGACTGGCCCTGCCTCCTCTACGGCGAGGGGGTCTACGAGGGCGCGGACGTGTTCGTCCTGCCGGCGTTCACCCGCCTCGCGAGCGGCGTCTCGGTGAACGGTCGTCCGGGGCGAGCGTCCCTCGAACGCTCCCCCCTCGTGACCGACGTCGACCGGTTCCGACCCGTCGTCTACGACTCGGCGGCCGACGAACAGCGGACCTTCCCGCCGCTGGGGCGCCTCCGACGGCTACGCTGA
- a CDS encoding type II toxin-antitoxin system RatA family toxin — translation MDSVEVSTLVYLPPEEVYDFLIDFPRYADYSKYLKEVRMRGDGTPGTEYDLTFAWWKLTYTANSRVTDVERPERIDWKLTEDIDARGHWAVEHVPEEAPEGVEDASRVRFYVEFAPGSADASAISLPAFVSLGWVIEKVRPKIIEEAERVVERIVADLEGERRPVELVVHDRPDAV, via the coding sequence GTGGACTCCGTAGAAGTCAGTACCCTCGTCTACCTGCCCCCCGAAGAGGTCTACGACTTCCTCATCGACTTCCCGCGGTACGCCGACTACTCGAAGTACCTGAAGGAGGTCCGGATGCGAGGGGACGGCACGCCGGGGACCGAGTACGACCTCACCTTCGCCTGGTGGAAACTCACGTACACCGCGAACTCGCGGGTGACGGACGTCGAGCGACCCGAGCGAATCGACTGGAAGCTCACGGAGGACATCGACGCCCGGGGACACTGGGCGGTCGAGCACGTCCCCGAGGAGGCACCCGAGGGCGTCGAGGACGCCTCGCGCGTCCGGTTCTACGTCGAGTTCGCCCCCGGGTCGGCCGACGCCAGCGCCATCTCCCTCCCGGCGTTCGTCTCGCTCGGCTGGGTGATAGAGAAGGTGAGGCCGAAGATAATCGAGGAAGCGGAGCGCGTCGTCGAGCGCATCGTCGCCGACCTGGAGGGAGAACGACGCCCGGTCGAACTCGTCGTCCACGACCGCCCCGACGCGGTCTGA
- the coaBC gene encoding bifunctional phosphopantothenoylcysteine decarboxylase/phosphopantothenate--cysteine ligase CoaBC, translating into MLEGVNVALGVTGSIAAVKTVELAHELRREGAAVRAVMTDSARGIVHPWSLEYATGNPVVTEITGRVEHVELCGREGWADVLLVAPATANTVGKVAAAVDDSTVTTCATTALGAGVPVVVAPAMHEPMYDHPGVLDAIDRVREWDVAFVDPRVEEGKAKIATEEAICLETARAAGDRPLDGRHVVVTSGATSERIDPVRTLTNRSSGRMGRAVARACYAAGAAVTVVHDGPDLPYATVERVESAAEMTAACVDACADADALVSAAAISDYTVAPSDEKLRSGEDLHLDLQPTPKLIDTVRETHPDLAIVGFKLETADDDAALVAAARGPLERTDLAFVVANDANVMGADDTRALLVRAERADAFVGTKAELGRRVAEELAGEF; encoded by the coding sequence ATGCTCGAAGGCGTCAACGTCGCACTGGGGGTCACGGGGTCCATCGCGGCGGTCAAGACCGTCGAACTGGCCCACGAACTCCGCCGCGAGGGGGCCGCGGTCCGGGCCGTGATGACCGACAGCGCGCGCGGCATCGTCCATCCCTGGTCGCTGGAGTACGCCACGGGGAACCCCGTCGTCACCGAGATAACCGGGAGAGTGGAACACGTCGAACTCTGCGGTCGGGAGGGGTGGGCGGACGTCCTCCTCGTGGCGCCCGCGACGGCCAACACCGTCGGGAAGGTGGCCGCGGCCGTCGACGACTCGACGGTGACGACGTGCGCGACGACCGCGCTCGGCGCCGGCGTGCCGGTCGTCGTCGCCCCCGCGATGCACGAACCGATGTACGACCACCCGGGCGTCCTCGACGCCATCGACCGCGTCCGCGAGTGGGACGTCGCCTTCGTCGACCCCCGCGTCGAGGAGGGGAAGGCGAAGATAGCGACCGAGGAGGCCATCTGTCTGGAGACGGCGCGCGCCGCGGGCGACCGCCCCCTCGACGGGCGACACGTCGTCGTCACCAGCGGCGCGACCAGCGAGCGCATCGACCCCGTCCGCACCCTCACCAACCGCTCGTCCGGGCGGATGGGGCGGGCCGTCGCCCGCGCCTGCTACGCCGCCGGGGCCGCGGTGACGGTCGTCCACGACGGCCCCGACCTCCCCTACGCGACCGTCGAGCGCGTCGAGAGCGCCGCCGAGATGACCGCCGCCTGCGTCGACGCCTGCGCGGACGCCGACGCGCTCGTCTCCGCCGCCGCCATCTCGGACTACACCGTCGCGCCCAGCGACGAGAAACTCCGTTCGGGCGAGGACCTCCACCTCGACCTCCAGCCGACCCCGAAGCTCATCGACACGGTCCGCGAGACCCACCCCGACCTCGCCATCGTCGGGTTCAAACTCGAGACGGCCGACGACGACGCGGCGCTCGTGGCGGCCGCCCGCGGCCCCCTCGAACGGACCGACCTCGCGTTCGTCGTCGCCAACGACGCGAACGTGATGGGGGCCGACGACACCCGTGCGCTGCTCGTCAGGGCCGAACGCGCCGACGCGTTCGTCGGCACGAAAGCCGAACTCGGCCGCCGGGTCGCCGAGGAACTCGCCGGCGAGTTCTAG
- a CDS encoding right-handed parallel beta-helix repeat-containing protein, translated as MARPKWQRRVVFLVVVLVAAQAATTAPVAAQAAPQSIDSCTTIDAPGTYVLSGNLSASGDCLAVEADGVTLDGAGYTLAGDGNGTGLLTSGDDLAVSNLTVDGFDVGVDLSGRNGSVDASTFSDNRVGVATTDARNATLSNATVTNNTGDGVGVTLGSVAVVDSRLADNGGYGLSTAPGEATTVVRTAIDGNGDGGALFTSGTATLRDSAVRDNAGDGVFLDGVNTATLVNDTVSGNNGTGLAVAESTDVSLSAATVANNTGDGILVAGTLTVSNAVVTDNGGDGIRALPATLVDATDVTVRDSVLSGNAGMPVGGEAADAVTVTGNADGEAGSNVPADFGDGDSDDGDSDDGDSDDGAGTTDGSDDADPDATTDDTEENAPASLSGVLDGLASLVGSLAGALADLF; from the coding sequence ATGGCACGTCCGAAGTGGCAGCGACGCGTCGTGTTCCTCGTCGTCGTCCTCGTCGCGGCGCAGGCGGCGACGACGGCACCCGTCGCGGCGCAGGCGGCACCGCAGTCCATCGACTCGTGTACGACCATCGACGCCCCCGGGACGTACGTCCTCTCCGGGAACCTCTCCGCGAGCGGCGACTGTCTCGCCGTCGAGGCCGACGGCGTGACCCTCGACGGGGCGGGCTACACGCTGGCCGGCGACGGGAACGGGACGGGCCTGCTCACGAGCGGCGACGACCTCGCGGTGAGCAACCTCACCGTCGACGGCTTCGACGTCGGCGTGGACCTCTCGGGCCGGAACGGGTCGGTCGACGCGAGCACCTTCAGCGACAACCGCGTCGGGGTCGCCACCACCGACGCGCGGAACGCGACGCTCTCGAACGCCACGGTGACGAACAACACCGGCGACGGCGTGGGCGTGACGCTCGGGTCGGTCGCCGTCGTCGACTCACGACTCGCCGACAACGGCGGCTACGGTCTCTCGACCGCCCCCGGCGAGGCGACCACCGTCGTCCGGACCGCCATCGACGGCAACGGCGACGGCGGGGCGCTGTTCACCTCGGGGACGGCCACCCTGCGCGACAGCGCGGTCCGCGACAACGCCGGCGACGGCGTCTTCCTCGACGGCGTGAACACAGCGACGCTCGTGAACGACACCGTCTCCGGGAACAACGGTACCGGCCTCGCCGTCGCCGAGAGCACGGACGTGAGCCTCTCTGCAGCCACGGTGGCGAACAACACCGGCGACGGCATCCTCGTCGCCGGGACGCTCACCGTCTCGAACGCGGTCGTCACCGACAACGGCGGCGACGGTATCCGGGCGCTCCCCGCCACGCTGGTCGACGCGACGGACGTCACCGTCCGCGACAGCGTCCTCTCGGGGAACGCAGGGATGCCCGTCGGCGGTGAGGCGGCCGACGCCGTGACCGTCACCGGAAACGCCGACGGCGAGGCCGGGTCGAACGTCCCCGCCGACTTCGGGGACGGTGACAGCGACGACGGTGACAGCGACGACGGTGACAGCGACGACGGTGCCGGAACGACGGACGGGTCCGACGACGCCGACCCGGACGCGACGACCGACGACACGGAGGAGAACGCGCCAGCGTCGCTCTCGGGTGTCCTCGACGGCCTCGCCTCGCTCGTCGGGTCGCTGGCGGGGGCGCTCGCGGACCTGTTCTAG